The following nucleotide sequence is from Terriglobia bacterium.
AGACATTCGCCATGAGAAGCAGAGCGGTTAATCCTTCCCCCGGTTGGACGGGCGCGAAAAGAGACAAGCTCCGCTCCAGAATGTTCGGACGTTTCCCCACGCTCTTGCATGTGCAAGTCGCCTGCCAATCGCTGGAACCGCTTCTTGATTTAAGGGTTCCGGACCGTTTGTGGCGTGTGTTACTGTGGTGTTACGAAGAGGTTTTGGAAATTTTGTCACCAGTTTGCAACCTCTGAGTGCAACGCCAGCAAAGGATTTATGGACGACGGATCATCTTTTAAGGAGCCTCCGGGTAGATGGAAGGCTCCGTACTTCCGCGGAATAGCGCGCAGGAAGTGATAACCCGCACGGCTCGCTAGCCTCGCCTGTTTATCGCCTCCACTCGCTGATCTCCGGAAGCGGGTGAGTGGCGGCCTCCGCCGGTAATCCGGCAATCGGTTCGCACTCCTCCTTTTTAATATTCAATTCCGATGTGGGCCTGATGATTAAGGAAACAACCGCCCAGATTACGCCCCCGAAGCCGGCCGCCAGGAAACCGGAGGTAAAGCGGTCTGCCCGCAAGACCTCCGGCGTTTCCGAACTGCTGATCGAGGCTTCAAAGGCGGACGTTCAGGGCGCTCTCAGCCTGACGGACACCACCCTCCGCGGCCTGTCATACGAACAGGTTCAGGAGCGGCGCGAAGAGTTTGGGCTCAACGAAGTCAGCCACGAAAAGCCTCCCGCCTGGTACGTGCAGTTGATGCATGCCTTCATGAATCCGTTTATCGGCGTGCTGGTGGCGCTGTGTATCGTCTCGTTCGTAACGGATGTCGTTCAAGCGAAGCCGGAAGACCGCTCTTATAAAGAGATCATCGTCCTGTTGGCCATGGTGGGCATCAGCGCGCTGCTTCGTTTCTGGCAGGAGTACCGCTCGACTCAGGCGGCGGAAGCTCTCAAAGCGATGGTGCGGACGACAGCCTCCGTCGTCCGCGAGGCGGAAGAGAGGGTGCAAGAGATCCCGATGGAAGAGCTCGTCCGCGGCGACATCGTGCGATTGTCGGCCGGAGACATGATTCCGGCGGATGTGCGACTGCTGACCTCGAAAGACCTGTTCATCAGTCAGGCCGTGCTTACCGGCGAGTCCATCCCTGTCGAGAAGTATGACACGCTGGGCGCGCTGGTTCAGAAATCGGCGGGAGATGGAATCGACCAGGTCGCGAGCCCGCTCGAGCTTGGAAACGTCGGCTTTATGGGGACGAACGTGGTGAGCGGCTCGGCCACGGCGATCGTCGTCGCGACCGGCGACGACACCTATTTCGGCTCGATGGCGAAGGAAATTGTGGGCCGCAGGCGGGCGCTCACCAGCTTCGATATCGGCATCAATAAAGTCAGCTGGCTGCTCATCCGCTTCATGTTCGTGATGGTTCCGATCGTTTTCCTGATCAACGGCATCGACAAGCATGACTGGAAACAGGCATTTTTATTCGCAGTCTCGATCGCCGTCGGCCTGACGCCGGAAATGCTGCCGATGATTGTGACCGCCAACCTGGCCCGGGGCGCCGTCGCGATGTCGCGCCGCAAAGCCATCGTTAAGCGGCTGAACTCGATCCAGAATTTCGGCGCAATGGATATTTTGTGCACCGATAAAACCGGAACCCTGACGCAGGACAAGATCGTCCTCGAGCAGCATTACGACATTCACGGCAACAGCGATGAGCAGGTGCTCGATTATGCCTGGCTGAACAGCTTCCATCAGACCGGTCTGAAGAACGTGCTGGATCGCGCGGTCCTGGAATACGGCGGTACGCAGGGCGTCTCGCAGCGGTTGCGCGAATACCGGAAGATCGACGAGATCCCGTTCGATTTTGCGCGCCGCCGCATGTCCGTCGTGGTGAGAAACGGCGGCACGCACAATCTCCTGATCTGCAAAGGCGCCGTGGACGAAGTTCTCAGCGTCTGCACCGACGCCGATGAAAACGGCGGCCGCGAAGGCGGCATCGTCCCGATGACTCCGGAGTTGAGCGAGACGGTTCATAGCTTCACGACGGACCTTGCCGAAGAAGGCCTCCGGGTTCTCGCCGTGGCTTATAAGTGGATGCCCGCCGAAGACCGCGCCTACGGCCTTTCCGACGAAAACGAGATGGTGCTGACGGGCTTTATCGCCTTGCTCGATCCTCCAAAGGAGTCGGCGAAGGAAGCGATAGCCGCGCTCGGGCAGCACGGAATCGCCGTGAAAATCATCACCGGCGACAACGAAGTCGTGACCCGCAAGATCTGCAAGTACGTTGAACTTCAGATCCAGGGCGTTCTGCTCGGCAAGGAGGTCGAAGCGCTGTCCGACGCGCAACTCGTCGACAAGGCGAAGACCACAAATATCTTCGCCAAGATGTCGCCGATTCAAAAATCGCGCGTTATACGCGCGCTTCAAGGCGATGGCCATACGGTTGGTTACCTCGGTGACGGCATCAACGACGCGCCCGCATTGCGGGACGCGGATGTCGGAATTTCCGTCGACACGGCCGTCGACATCGCGAAAGAGTCCGCCGACATCATCCTGCTCGAGAAAAGCCTGATGGTTCTAGAGGAAGGCGTGCTCGAAGGACGCCGCACGTTCGGCAACATCATCAAGTACATCAAGATGACGGCGAGCTCGAACTTCGGAAATGTTTTCAGCGTCCTGGCGGCAAGCGCCTTTCTGCCGTTTCTGCCCATGCTGCCGATCCATCTGCTCGTTCAGAATCTGTTGTACGACATTTCGCAGATTTCCATTCCGTGGGACCGCATGGACGACGAATACCTGCGGCAGCCGCGCAAGTGGGAAGCCGGCGGGATCGCGCGCTTCATGATTTTCATCGGCCCGATCAGTTCGATTTTCGATATCACGACGTACTGCCTCCTGTGGTACGTGTTCGGCTTCAATACCGCCGCGCGTCAGTCCTTTTTCCACTCGGGCTGGTTCATTGAAGGCCTGTTATCGCAGACGCTGATCGTTCACATGATCCGAACCCAGAAAATTCCGTTCATCCAGAGCGTGGCGGCGACACCCGTGATGCTGCTCACTCTCGCGATCATGGCCATCGGCGTTTACATTCCGTTTTCGCCTCTCGGAGCGAATATCGCGCTCTCGCCGCTGCCGGGACGTTATTTCCTGTGGTTGACTCTGACGCTGCTTTGCTACTGCGGACTCATTCAAATCGTGAAGCGCTGGTACATGCGGCGCTTCAATCAGTGGTTGTGAGCTCCGGAATTGAGCCGCGCAGCGGCGGCACTTGCTTTAACTCCCGCCTGACTCAGGCGATGACGCGGATGCCGCAGATGGAACGTATTAACAGAGTGTTCTTTCGTTCCATCTGCGGCATCCGCGTCATCTGCGGCTAGCTGAGAGTTCTCCCCGCCGGTATTCCTCTAATCCATGTGTTTCAGCGGTTTGCGACCCGGCAGCCCGCTTGCTTCTAGCCTGAGGAATGAATTTGCTGCGGATCTACCGTTCGGTTTGCAGGACCGCTCGTAACCACGGCAGCTGGCCCGCGCTGTACGACGTGGTCATGCGGACGACAAACCGGTGGATTTATTACAAAAACCTTCAGTGTCTGATTGTCGAAAGCATCAATACACGGTCTTTCGATTTGCCGCCGGGCTTTCGATTCCTCCGATTGGAAGAGCAGGCGCTGCTGGACTTTTCGAAGGATCCGGCAAACGAACTGCGTCCGGACTTTGTCCGCTACGCATTGGCCAAAGGCGATGAATGTTATGGCATTTTCGAAGGAGACCAGCTGGCCAACTACGGCTGGTATTCCCGAAAACCGACCCTGATGGATAACGAGGAACTGTTCCTTCATTTCGATCCGCAGATCGTCTACATGTACAAAGGATTCACTCTGGATCGTTATCGCGGCTTGCGCCTCCACGCGATCAGCAAGACGCGCGCTCTCGCCGAATTCCTGTCGCGCGGCTCGAGGGGGATGGTCTTTTACATCGAGTCCAACAACTTCAACTCCATCAAGTCGGCTTATCGGATGGGCGCGCGCGACTGCGGGCGGATTCGGGTCGTGCGGCTGATGGGACGATACATCGTTCGCGTGCAATCCGGATGCCGGCAATACGGCCTCACGCTGAATCCGAATCCCGCCTAGAATCAAGAGTGCATGACTGCGATTCAGGATCTCTACCCCGAAGACGTGGCCCATTGTTTCGGTTGCGGACGCAGTAATCCGCAGGGGCATCAGCTGAAGAGTTATCCCGAAGGCGGCGAAGTCGTCGCCCATTTCACGCCGGGGCCGGCCTACACATCGCTTCCGGGTTTTGTGTACGGCGGCTTGCTGGCGTCTCTGGTCGATTGCCATGCCATGGCGACCGCAGCCGCTGCGGATCTTGCCGGAATGCCAGTCGATTCCGTTGCGCCGCGATATGTGACCGGCGCGCTGCGGGTCGATTATCTCAAGCCGACTCCACTTGGAGTCGAACTTGAAATTAGAGGCCGGGTTAAAGAGCAGAGCGAGAAAAAGAAGGTCGTGGAACTGACAGTCTCCGCCGCGGGAACCGTCACCGTACGCGGGGAAGCAGTAGCAGTCCGTATGCCGAGGAGCATGGAGCAGCCTCCGCCAAAGGCGTGATCGGGCATGTCTAAGAATGGAGAGAACGGTTTCCAGGCATTCGTTCTTCGTGGATGTCGGTAACGTCTCGAACGTCCCGGATGTCGCGAATATCTTCCTTCGACGAGCGAGCGCGCTGCCAGGTGACATACGCGACGGCGGCGGTCCAGGTCGGGAAGAGGTCGAGGCCGGGAACCAGTTCGGCAAGCAGCGTCGGTATGAATGCCCAGTGCCAGCCCAAGATACCTGAGAGAATCGCCGCCGCAGCGACGTCGACAAGGGTATCCGCCGGCGAGAGGCCGCCAAAAGCAAACAACGGCAGCCCGATTATCTGAATTGCATCCGCCGCAATCGCCACGGTCCACGCCATGCGCACGTCGCGGGAACGGACCAGCTGCTGGAATATCTGGGTCAGGCGCATTTATCATCAGAATACACCGCTTTGGCCTTGTGCCTCTTGTGCTTTTTGTGGTTTCGTTCCGTTTACCGGCAATGGCAACGCATGTCGTGCTCGTGCATCCCGAAATTCACTGGAACACCGGAAACGCGGGCCGGACATGCCTCGCCGCCGGCGCGATTCTCCACCTCATCCAACCGCTCGGGTTTTCGCTCAACGAACGTCAGGTGAAGCGGGCCGGCCTCGACTACTGGGAACATGTCGAGCCGCGGGTGTGGCCGGCCTGGGATGCGTTTGAGCGCGAACTTCCGTCACTGGGCGTTCCGTACTTCTTCTCGGCGAAGGCCAGGCGGCTTCTTTGGGATGTGCCGTTCGGCGATCCGGAAAATGTCGTTCTCATTTTCGGTGGTGAAACCGCCGGCCTGCCGCAGGACCTGCACGAGCGCTACGCCGGCAGCTTCGTTGGAATGCCTGTCCTATCGTCTCATGTCCGCTCACTCAATCTTTCAACGGCTGTGGCCATCGCGGTTTATGAGGTCCTCCGGCAGCGGCGGCAACCTCACCACGAGGCCTGAAATACGAGGACCGTCCATCCGCTGCGCGTACCCGAACGGATATGCCGCATTCCCAACCGCAGGTACGCGAAGCGCACCTCGGATTCGAGGGACTCCGGGATGCCGGAGAGAATGAGCCGGCCGCGGCCGCCTACGCGCCGAACGAGAATCGGCGCTATCTCGACCAGCGGAGCGGCGAGCACGTTTGCCACGACGAGCGGCCAGGTCCCTTCGACAGCATCCGGTCCGCCTGGGAGAAGGTGCAGGCGGTCCGCCAGATGATTCAGTCGCGCATGCTTCGCCGCGATCCTCAGCGCATCGGCGTCTATGTCGATGCCGGTCGCGCGTGGCACTCCCATCATCAGCGCGGCCAACGCCAGCACGCCCGAACCTGTGCCGACATCGAGCACGCTTTCTGAAACGTCAATGGCCAGCGCTTCCTCGATCGCCTCGATGCAGAGCGCCGTCGTTGGATGATGTCCGGTTCCGAAGGCGGTGGAATCGGTCAATCGAAGGGCGCCCGGCGGAGCGCAAGCGCGATAGCGCGCAGCCGTAAATAGCGGAGCAGGACCTTCCTGTGGAGCGATCACAATGCCCGCGATACGAACCGCCCGCGGACTCAGCAGCCAGACCGACCCGTTGTCGCGTGCAACCGCGCGGGACACGGCCACGCCGGCCAGACCCAATGCGCCGGCTACATCGCCCGGCCTTACTCTGTCCGGCAGGATGGCTGCGATTCCGCCATGAACCGCCTCGATATCGAGCGCGCCCAGCTGAATCAGCCGGTCCAGCGCGTCGTCAGGCGGGATCGGGATGTCGATTCGATAGGGCATAGCGGCCTTCAAATTGTATCGTCGCGGGCTCGCCGGGCCACACGTAAAGGCCCGTATCCCGTCCTTCGAGGAAGGAGGCTTTTCACAAACAGTCCGTGCAGTGGACATTCCCCGCCTTTTCAAGGCGGGGTGCCCGAGCGACCAAACGTTAGAACGCTCGGGCGGGGCGGTTATTAACGAACCGCGAAGCGCACCTATTTTGTTTGAACTTACTAACCGCCCCGCCTGCGCCGCTAAGGAACCGGATCATTTTGTTAATGGCGCAGCCTCCCCGCCTTTGAAAGGCGGGGAGTGTCCATCTCACCGACTGCCTTGTTCCAGATTGTTCCAATTCATCACATCTTCGCGTCAGATCAACCTTCCGGCATCCTTTATATATAGGTTACTCTTGGTTGATGGAAGCCGTGCGAATCCTGGTATTTGCCTTTCTTGTCTTTACTTTTCCGCAATCCACCCGTCCTTCATTCGATGTGGCGGCGATCAAACGCGACACCTCGGCCGAGGGAAACGCCAGCATTGCCGCCCAGCCGGGCGGTCGTTTTGTGGCTTCCCGGATCGCGCTTCGGCGGGTGATTCAGTTTGCATACCGGGACAATCAGGAATTCATCGGCGGTCCCGACTGGCTCGATACCGACCGCTGGGACATCGAAGCGAAGGCGCCGGACGGGACCGTCCTTCCGCGCGCAGGCGTCCTGGATATCGCCACTCCCGACACCATCGCGCTGATGGTGCAATCCCTGCTGGAGGACCGCTTCAAGTTAAAGGCTCACAAAGAAATGCGGGACCTTCCTTTATATGAATTGAGGGTTGCCAAGGGCGGCTCGAAAGTGAAGGCTTCGGACGATCAGACTCCGCCCGAAGCCTTGCTCGGCGGTGGCGGCGGAGGCGGCGGCCGTCGCGGCGGCGGAGTACCCCGCGGCGGCATACGAATGGGAAGAGGCGATCTCGAAGGTCAAGCCATGTCGATGTCGATTTTTGCGACAGCTCTCGGCGCCCTTTATGCCGGCCGTCCCGTCGTCGATCAGACCGGGCTGAAGGGTTTATACGACATTCGGCTTCAATGGACTCCTGACCCGGGATTGAACGCCAACATCGGTCCCGGCGGCCCGGTGCCGGCAGCTCCCGCGGGTCCGTCTCTCTTCAACGCTCTCGACGAGCAACTGGGCCTCCGCCTGGAATCGGCCAAAGGCCCGCTGCCCGTTCTCGTGATCGACAGTATCCAGCGCCCGTCGGAAAACTAAGCGGGGGCAGGGACCTGATCTGTCTGTCCACCTCGGCATGGTTGCATCATGTCATCAACTTTGACTGCAGTGATCTGGATCTAGTTCCGGTTTCAAGGGAGGGCTGCGCCATAAACTAAATCCCGTTTCCAAATGGCGCACCCTTTCTTGGAGTACTGCGTAACCTGCTATCCTGGGCTCCATGAGTCATTCCGACGGAGACATTCCTCCAGGCGTCGATTTCCTATCCGAACAGGCCGCGAAGCAATGGGCAGAAGAAGCGGAGGCAAAGCTCCCGTCGCGAATCAATTTTTTCGCTGCCTTTGCGGACGCAATTATGGAACGGAGGTCCGCGATCCGTCAGGCCCTTGAAATCGGCAGCGGCCCCGGATTTTTAGCGGAATACATTTTGTCGCGCTGCGCCGGGATTGAGCGCTATACGCTGCTCGACTTCTCGCCGACGATGCTCGAGCTGAGCCGCAAACGGCTTCAGGTGTTTGGCGACCGTGTCGCGTATCTACAAGTGGATTTTAAGCAGGCGGCGTGGGCGGACAAGGTTGGCGCTGCTTATGATTGCATTCTCACCATGCAAGCCGTCCATGAATTGCGTCACAAACGGCATGCCTTGAAGTTTTATGGGGAGTGCCGTCGTCTGCTCAAGAAAGACGGGCTTCTTTTGGTTTGTGACCACCTTCCTAAAACGGATTCCGGGCGGGATCGGGCATTGTTCATGACTGAGGTAGAACAGCTGGACGCAATACAATCAGCGGGCTTCAGTCATGTCGAGATGCTCTTTCAAACGACTGAAAGACTTGCCTGCCGGGCGATTGAGTAGTGGATAGGTGCTTTATCGTGCTTTATAAGCGAACCGCGAAGGGGACCCTTTTTCCTGTCGGAGATTACTAACCGCCCCGTCTGCGCCGCTAAGGAACGGGACCTTTTCATTAGTGG
It contains:
- the mgtA gene encoding magnesium-translocating P-type ATPase, with translation MIKETTAQITPPKPAARKPEVKRSARKTSGVSELLIEASKADVQGALSLTDTTLRGLSYEQVQERREEFGLNEVSHEKPPAWYVQLMHAFMNPFIGVLVALCIVSFVTDVVQAKPEDRSYKEIIVLLAMVGISALLRFWQEYRSTQAAEALKAMVRTTASVVREAEERVQEIPMEELVRGDIVRLSAGDMIPADVRLLTSKDLFISQAVLTGESIPVEKYDTLGALVQKSAGDGIDQVASPLELGNVGFMGTNVVSGSATAIVVATGDDTYFGSMAKEIVGRRRALTSFDIGINKVSWLLIRFMFVMVPIVFLINGIDKHDWKQAFLFAVSIAVGLTPEMLPMIVTANLARGAVAMSRRKAIVKRLNSIQNFGAMDILCTDKTGTLTQDKIVLEQHYDIHGNSDEQVLDYAWLNSFHQTGLKNVLDRAVLEYGGTQGVSQRLREYRKIDEIPFDFARRRMSVVVRNGGTHNLLICKGAVDEVLSVCTDADENGGREGGIVPMTPELSETVHSFTTDLAEEGLRVLAVAYKWMPAEDRAYGLSDENEMVLTGFIALLDPPKESAKEAIAALGQHGIAVKIITGDNEVVTRKICKYVELQIQGVLLGKEVEALSDAQLVDKAKTTNIFAKMSPIQKSRVIRALQGDGHTVGYLGDGINDAPALRDADVGISVDTAVDIAKESADIILLEKSLMVLEEGVLEGRRTFGNIIKYIKMTASSNFGNVFSVLAASAFLPFLPMLPIHLLVQNLLYDISQISIPWDRMDDEYLRQPRKWEAGGIARFMIFIGPISSIFDITTYCLLWYVFGFNTAARQSFFHSGWFIEGLLSQTLIVHMIRTQKIPFIQSVAATPVMLLTLAIMAIGVYIPFSPLGANIALSPLPGRYFLWLTLTLLCYCGLIQIVKRWYMRRFNQWL
- a CDS encoding tRNA (cytidine(34)-2'-O)-methyltransferase, yielding MATHVVLVHPEIHWNTGNAGRTCLAAGAILHLIQPLGFSLNERQVKRAGLDYWEHVEPRVWPAWDAFERELPSLGVPYFFSAKARRLLWDVPFGDPENVVLIFGGETAGLPQDLHERYAGSFVGMPVLSSHVRSLNLSTAVAIAVYEVLRQRRQPHHEA
- a CDS encoding GNAT family acetyltransferase — protein: MNLLRIYRSVCRTARNHGSWPALYDVVMRTTNRWIYYKNLQCLIVESINTRSFDLPPGFRFLRLEEQALLDFSKDPANELRPDFVRYALAKGDECYGIFEGDQLANYGWYSRKPTLMDNEELFLHFDPQIVYMYKGFTLDRYRGLRLHAISKTRALAEFLSRGSRGMVFYIESNNFNSIKSAYRMGARDCGRIRVVRLMGRYIVRVQSGCRQYGLTLNPNPA
- a CDS encoding TIGR03435 family protein; the protein is MEAVRILVFAFLVFTFPQSTRPSFDVAAIKRDTSAEGNASIAAQPGGRFVASRIALRRVIQFAYRDNQEFIGGPDWLDTDRWDIEAKAPDGTVLPRAGVLDIATPDTIALMVQSLLEDRFKLKAHKEMRDLPLYELRVAKGGSKVKASDDQTPPEALLGGGGGGGGRRGGGVPRGGIRMGRGDLEGQAMSMSIFATALGALYAGRPVVDQTGLKGLYDIRLQWTPDPGLNANIGPGGPVPAAPAGPSLFNALDEQLGLRLESAKGPLPVLVIDSIQRPSEN
- a CDS encoding class I SAM-dependent methyltransferase — its product is MSHSDGDIPPGVDFLSEQAAKQWAEEAEAKLPSRINFFAAFADAIMERRSAIRQALEIGSGPGFLAEYILSRCAGIERYTLLDFSPTMLELSRKRLQVFGDRVAYLQVDFKQAAWADKVGAAYDCILTMQAVHELRHKRHALKFYGECRRLLKKDGLLLVCDHLPKTDSGRDRALFMTEVEQLDAIQSAGFSHVEMLFQTTERLACRAIE
- a CDS encoding PaaI family thioesterase; the encoded protein is MTAIQDLYPEDVAHCFGCGRSNPQGHQLKSYPEGGEVVAHFTPGPAYTSLPGFVYGGLLASLVDCHAMATAAAADLAGMPVDSVAPRYVTGALRVDYLKPTPLGVELEIRGRVKEQSEKKKVVELTVSAAGTVTVRGEAVAVRMPRSMEQPPPKA
- a CDS encoding 50S ribosomal protein L11 methyltransferase translates to MPYRIDIPIPPDDALDRLIQLGALDIEAVHGGIAAILPDRVRPGDVAGALGLAGVAVSRAVARDNGSVWLLSPRAVRIAGIVIAPQEGPAPLFTAARYRACAPPGALRLTDSTAFGTGHHPTTALCIEAIEEALAIDVSESVLDVGTGSGVLALAALMMGVPRATGIDIDADALRIAAKHARLNHLADRLHLLPGGPDAVEGTWPLVVANVLAAPLVEIAPILVRRVGGRGRLILSGIPESLESEVRFAYLRLGMRHIRSGTRSGWTVLVFQASW